One window of the Candidatus Omnitrophota bacterium genome contains the following:
- the miaA gene encoding tRNA (adenosine(37)-N6)-dimethylallyltransferase MiaA, giving the protein MPIKMMGRGVLLFIVGPTAIGKTALSVKLAGRIKGEVISADSMQVYKGMRILSQSPGPSEKGGVKHHLVGVIDPGKEYSVASFCKAASAKAASILKRKKIPVIVGGSGLYVRALIDGLFPSPPADVKFRSSMQRFIAAHGSGRLHKKLSKIDPEAAAGIHPNDARRIIRALEVHHSTGKTMTELKARTKGLAARYDIKIFALTAPRERIYTNINSRVDRMFADGAVAEVKRLRKKRLSKTAKAVLGFKEVCGYLDGEYGLEEAKELVKVNTRHFAKRQFTWFRADPRIEWFDVSRIKEDKIIKNMINRSER; this is encoded by the coding sequence ATGCCAATAAAGATGATGGGCCGGGGCGTCCTCCTATTCATAGTCGGCCCGACGGCAATAGGCAAGACTGCCCTATCGGTAAAGCTTGCCGGGCGCATCAAAGGCGAAGTGATCTCCGCCGATTCGATGCAGGTCTATAAAGGGATGCGGATATTGAGCCAGTCCCCGGGACCTTCCGAAAAAGGCGGGGTGAAACACCACCTCGTAGGTGTTATTGATCCGGGGAAAGAGTACAGCGTCGCGTCTTTTTGCAAGGCCGCCTCCGCTAAAGCCGCCTCCATCCTGAAACGCAAGAAAATCCCTGTGATAGTAGGCGGCAGCGGATTGTATGTCAGGGCTCTGATAGACGGGCTCTTCCCGTCCCCTCCGGCGGACGTCAAGTTCAGGAGCTCGATGCAAAGGTTCATCGCCGCGCACGGCAGCGGGAGATTGCATAAAAAGTTGTCGAAGATCGACCCTGAGGCCGCGGCCGGGATCCACCCGAATGACGCGAGGCGTATAATAAGGGCGCTTGAAGTACATCACTCTACAGGAAAGACGATGACGGAGCTGAAAGCGCGGACAAAAGGCCTGGCCGCTCGTTACGATATAAAGATATTCGCCCTGACGGCGCCGAGAGAAAGGATATATACCAATATAAACTCTAGGGTGGACAGGATGTTCGCCGACGGCGCAGTTGCCGAGGTGAAGCGGTTGAGGAAGAAGAGATTGTCGAAGACGGCAAAGGCCGTTCTCGGTTTTAAGGAGGTATGCGGGTATCTCGACGGAGAATACGGCCTTGAAGAGGCGAAAGAGCTGGTCAAGGTGAATACGAGGCATTTCGCGAAGCGGCAGTTTACATGGTTCCGGGCCGATCCGAGGATAGAATGGTTTGATGTGAGCAGGATCAAAGAAGATAAGATCATCAAAAATATGATCAACCGATCGGAAAGATAG
- the hflX gene encoding GTPase HflX, translating into MENALLITVDFGKREEWTAAERSSELKELASSAGAKVVREEIVRRHEPDPAFYIGSGKAEEMADLCAGERVKIVIFNNDLSGTQQKNLEETINAKVIDRTQLILDIFARRAHSNEGKLQVELAQLMYILPRLTGKGVSMSRLGGGIGTSGPGETKLEVDRRRIRDRIFKLKRELKDLNQRRAMMRKKRSRFSMLTIAIIGYTNVGKSTLLNALTSSDVIVQDKLFSTLDPTIRKFILPNHQKALFIDTVGFLDRLPHHLIEAFKATLEEVVEADLLLHIIDISHPKAKEQSDAVYKVLEEIGAKDKPIITVLNKIDKVEDAVRNRMKSYFEDAVEISAVKREGFGPLISRIMPHISSLTSIVKITLSASDARTLNLIYENGLILKKEYEDDKVYVEAEVPLRVKELLENLPK; encoded by the coding sequence ATGGAAAACGCGCTTCTCATCACAGTCGATTTCGGGAAAAGGGAAGAGTGGACGGCAGCGGAACGTTCGTCCGAGCTGAAAGAGCTTGCCTCTTCCGCAGGCGCGAAAGTAGTCCGCGAAGAGATAGTCAGGCGCCACGAGCCCGATCCGGCATTTTACATCGGCTCAGGCAAGGCAGAGGAGATGGCCGACCTTTGCGCCGGTGAGCGCGTAAAGATAGTGATATTCAATAACGACCTCTCGGGGACCCAGCAGAAGAACCTCGAGGAGACGATCAACGCCAAAGTCATAGACAGGACGCAGCTCATACTCGACATATTCGCCCGCAGGGCGCATTCGAACGAAGGCAAACTCCAGGTCGAACTGGCGCAGCTCATGTATATCCTGCCGCGCCTCACAGGTAAAGGGGTATCGATGTCCCGGTTGGGAGGCGGTATAGGGACGAGCGGCCCCGGCGAAACGAAGCTGGAAGTGGACAGGCGCAGGATAAGGGACAGGATATTCAAATTGAAGAGAGAGCTTAAAGACCTGAACCAGAGACGGGCCATGATGAGGAAGAAGAGAAGCAGGTTCTCTATGCTCACCATAGCGATAATAGGCTATACTAACGTAGGCAAGTCGACGCTCCTGAACGCCCTTACGTCCTCCGACGTGATCGTCCAGGACAAGCTCTTTTCGACGCTCGATCCCACGATAAGGAAGTTCATCCTTCCAAATCATCAAAAGGCGCTATTTATAGATACCGTCGGTTTTCTCGACCGGCTCCCGCACCATCTGATAGAGGCATTTAAGGCCACCCTGGAGGAGGTCGTGGAAGCGGACCTGCTTTTGCATATCATCGATATAAGCCACCCCAAGGCGAAAGAGCAGTCCGATGCCGTCTACAAGGTGCTGGAAGAGATAGGGGCGAAAGACAAGCCTATCATTACCGTCCTGAACAAGATCGATAAGGTTGAGGACGCCGTCAGGAACCGGATGAAGAGTTATTTTGAAGACGCTGTCGAGATATCGGCCGTCAAAAGAGAAGGGTTCGGCCCCCTTATAAGCCGCATAATGCCCCACATCAGTTCTCTCACATCTATAGTGAAGATCACCCTGAGCGCCTCGGACGCCAGGACATTGAACCTTATCTATGAGAACGGCCTTATACTCAAAAAGGAGTATGAGGACGATAAGGTATATGTAGAGGCGGAGGTCCCCCTGAGGGTAAAAGAGCTGCTGGAAA